The proteins below come from a single Corvus hawaiiensis isolate bCorHaw1 chromosome 20, bCorHaw1.pri.cur, whole genome shotgun sequence genomic window:
- the ATP2A3 gene encoding sarcoplasmic/endoplasmic reticulum calcium ATPase 3 isoform X2, whose amino-acid sequence MEAAHSIPVLDVLRRFGVSESCGLSPEQVRRNREKYGPNELPAEEGKSLWELVLEQFEDLLVRILLMAAFLSFILAWFEEGEETTTAFVEPIVIIMILIANAVVGVWQERNAESAIEALKEYEPEMGKVIRADRSGVQRIRARDIVPGDIVEVAVGDKVPADIRIIEIRSTTLRVDQSILTGESVSVIKHADPIPDPRAVNQDKKNMLFSGTNIAAGKAVGIVIATGVYTEIGKIRNQMVETEPEKTPLQQKLDEFSQQLSKVIFLVCIAVWVINISHFSDPVHGGSWFRGAIYYFKISVALAVAAIPEGLPAVITTCLALGTRRMAKKNAIVRSLPSVETLGCTSVICSDKTGTLTTNQMSVCRMFIMEKVEGTQCSLHEFSITGSTYAPEGQILKDEQPVQCGQYDGLVELATICALCNDSSLDYNESKKVYEKVGEATETALTCLVEKMNVFNTDLSKLSKVERANACNSVIKQLMRKECTLEFSRDRKSMSVYCTPTGPSNNSTGSKMFVKGAPESVIERCTHVRVGPAKVPLTAPVRDKILGRIRDWGMGIDTLRCLALATHDSPVRRETMQLHDSAAFIHYENDLTFVGCVGMLDPPRKEVTSSIEMCRKAGIRVIMITGDNKGTAVAICRRISIFSETEDVSGKAYTGREFDELSPEEQRQACREARCFARVEPAHKSRIVEYLQSFNEITAMTGDGVNDAPALKKAEIGIAMGSGTAVAKSAAEMVLSDDNFSTIVSAVEEGRAIYNNMKQFIRYLISSNVGEVVCIFLTAILGLPEALIPVQLLWVNLVTDGLPATALGFNPPDLDIMDKQPRNPKEPLISGWLFFRYLAVGVYVGLATVGAATWWFLYDAEGPQVSFHQLRNFMRCTEDNPIFEGIDCEIFESRYPTTMALSVLVTIEMCNALNSVSENQSLLRMPPWLNIWLLGAIIMSMALHFLILYVKPMPLIFQVTPLSWPQWVVVMKISLPVILLDEGLKYLSRNHLDGEEDKK is encoded by the exons ATGGAGGCGGCGCACAGCATCCCCGTGCTCGACGTGCTCCGCCGCTTCGGGgtcagcgagagctgcgggcTCAGCCCGGAGCAGGTCCGCCGCAACCGGGAGAAGTACGGCCCCAATG AACTCCCTGCAGAAGAAG GGAAGTCCCTCTGGGAGTTGGTACTGGAGCAGTTTGAAGACCTACTCGTCCGCATCCTTTTGATGGCAGCTTTTCTGTCGTTT ATCCTGGCCTGGtttgaagaaggagaggagaCCACGACGGCGTTTGTGGAGCCCATTGTCATTATCATGATCCTGATTGCCAACGCTGTGGTGGGTGTGTGGCAG GAGAGAAATGCTGAGAGTGCCATTGAGGCCTTGAAGGAGTATGAGCCCGAGATGGGGAAGGTGATTCGCGCCGACCGCAGCGGGGTGCAGCGCATCCGCGCCCGCGACATCGTCCCGGGGGACATCGTGGAGGTGGCAG TTGGTGACAAGGTGCCAGCAGACATCCGGATCATAGAGATCCGCTCCACCACCCTGCGGGTCGACCAGTCCATCCTCACAG GGGAGTCTGTGTCGGTGATCAAACATGCTGACCCCATCCCTGATCCCCGGGCTGTCAACCAGGACAAGAAGAACATGCTTTTCTCC gGCACCAACATTGCAGCTGGGAAGGCCGTAGGGATCGTTATTGCAACAGGGGTGTACACCGAGATCGGAAAGATCCGAAACCAGATGGTGGAGACCGAGCCCGAGAAAACCCCCTTGCAGCAGAAGCTGGATGAGttcagccagcagctctccaaAGTGATCTTCCTGGTGTGCATCGCCGTCTGGGTCATCAACATCAGCCACTTCAGCGACCCCGTGCACGGCGGCTCCTGGTTTCGGGGGGCCATTTACTATTTCAAGATTTCGGTGGCGCTGGCGGTGGCCGCCATTCCCGAGGGCCTCCCGGCCGTCATCACCacctgcctggccctgggcacgCGCCGCATGGCCAAGAAAAACGCCATCGTCCGGAGCCTGCCCTCAGTGGAGACCCTGGGCTGCACTTCCGTCATCTGCTCCGACAAGACCGGCACCCTCACCACCAACCAGATGTCCGTGTGCCGG ATGTTCATCATGGAGAAGGTGGAGGGCACCCAGTGCAGCCTGCACGAGTTCAGCATCACCGGCTCCACCTACGCCCCCGAGGGACAGAT CCTGAAGGACGAGCAGCCGGTGCAGTGCGGGCAGTACGACGGGCTGGTGGAGCTGGCCACCATCTGTGCCCTCTGCAACGACTCCTCGCTGGACTACAACGAG TCCAAAAAGGTTTATGAGAAGGTGGGGGAAGCCACTGAAACAGCCCTGACGTGCCTGGTGGAGAAGATGAACGTCTTCAACACGGACCTCAGCAAACTCTCCAAGGTGGAGAGAGCCAATGCCTGCAATTCG GTGATCAAGCAGCTGATGAGGAAGGAGTGCACCCTCGAGTTCTCCCGGGACCGCAAGTCCATGTCCGTGTACTGCACTCCCACCGGGCCCAGCAACAACTCCACGGGCAGCAAGATGTTTGTCAAG GGTGCCCCGGAAAGCGTCATCgagcgctgcacccacgtccgCGTGGGCCCTGCCAAGGTGCCGCTGACGGCCCCGGTGCGGGACAAGATCCTGGGCAGGATCCGGGACTGGGGCATGGGCATCGACACCCTGCGCTGCCTGGCGCTGGCCACCCACGACTCGCCTGTCCGCAGGGAGACCATGCAGCTGCACGACTCCGCCGCCTTCATCCACTACGAG AACGACCTGACCTTTGTGGGCTGTGTGGGGATGCTGGACCCTCCCCGCAAGGAGGTCACCTCCTCCATCGAGATGTGCCGCAAGGCCGGCATCCGCGTCATCATGATCACCGGCGACAACAAGGGCACGGCGGTGGCCATCTGCCGCCGGATCAGCATCTTCTCAGAGACTGAGGACGTGTCTGGCAAGGCCTACACGGGCCGGGAGTTTGATGAGCTGTCCCCCGAGGAGCAGCGCCAGGCGTGCCGCGAGGCCCGGTGCTTCGCCCGCGTGGAGCCGGCGCATAAGTCCCGCATCGTCGAGTACCTCCAGTCCTTCAATGAGATCACGGCCATG ACAGGTGACGGCGTCAACGACGCTCCAGCCCTGAAGAAGGCAGAGATTGGCATCGCCATGGGGTCGGGCACGGCCGTTGCCAAGTCAGCTGCTGAGATGGTGCTCTCTGACGACAACTTCTCCACCATCGTGTCGGCCGTCGAGGAGGGCAGAGCCATCTACAACAACATGAAGCAGTTCATCCGCTATCTCATCTCCTCCAATGTCGGGGAGGTCGTTTG taTCTTCCTGACAGCCATCCTGGGCTTGCCCGAGGCCCTCatccctgtgcagctgctgtgggtgaACCTGGTGACAGATGGGCTGCCGGCCACCGCGCTGGGCTTCAACCCCCCCGACCTGGACATCATGGACAAGCAGCCCCGCAACCCCAAGGAGCCCCTCATCAGTGGCTGGCTCTTCTTCCGCTACCTGGCTGTGGGAG TGTACGTGGGCCTGGCCACGGTGGGCGCAGCGACCTGGTGGTTCCTGTACGATGCCGAGGGACCGCAGGTCTCCTTCCATCAGCTG AGGAACTTCATGAGGTGCACTGAGGACAACCCCATCTTTGAAGGAATTGACTGTGAGATCTTCGAGTCGCGATACCCAACGACGATGGCTCTGTCTGTGCTGGTGACAATCGAAATGTGCAATGCTCTGAACAG TGTCTCTGAGAACCAGTCGCTGCTGCGGATGCCACCGTGGCTCAACATCTGGCTGCTGGGGGCCATCATCATGTCCATGGCTCTGCACTTCCTCATCCTCTATGTCAAGCCCATGCCT CTCATCTTCCAGGTGACCCCCCTGAGCTGGCCGCAGTGGGTGGTTGTGATGAAGATCTCACTGCCCGTGATCCTGCTGGATGAAGGACTCAAGTACCTTTCCCGCAACCACCTGGATG GAGAAGAGGACAAGAAATGA
- the ATP2A3 gene encoding sarcoplasmic/endoplasmic reticulum calcium ATPase 3 isoform X1, whose protein sequence is MEAAHSIPVLDVLRRFGVSESCGLSPEQVRRNREKYGPNELPAEEGKSLWELVLEQFEDLLVRILLMAAFLSFILAWFEEGEETTTAFVEPIVIIMILIANAVVGVWQERNAESAIEALKEYEPEMGKVIRADRSGVQRIRARDIVPGDIVEVAVGDKVPADIRIIEIRSTTLRVDQSILTGESVSVIKHADPIPDPRAVNQDKKNMLFSGTNIAAGKAVGIVIATGVYTEIGKIRNQMVETEPEKTPLQQKLDEFSQQLSKVIFLVCIAVWVINISHFSDPVHGGSWFRGAIYYFKISVALAVAAIPEGLPAVITTCLALGTRRMAKKNAIVRSLPSVETLGCTSVICSDKTGTLTTNQMSVCRMFIMEKVEGTQCSLHEFSITGSTYAPEGQILKDEQPVQCGQYDGLVELATICALCNDSSLDYNESKKVYEKVGEATETALTCLVEKMNVFNTDLSKLSKVERANACNSVIKQLMRKECTLEFSRDRKSMSVYCTPTGPSNNSTGSKMFVKGAPESVIERCTHVRVGPAKVPLTAPVRDKILGRIRDWGMGIDTLRCLALATHDSPVRRETMQLHDSAAFIHYENDLTFVGCVGMLDPPRKEVTSSIEMCRKAGIRVIMITGDNKGTAVAICRRISIFSETEDVSGKAYTGREFDELSPEEQRQACREARCFARVEPAHKSRIVEYLQSFNEITAMTGDGVNDAPALKKAEIGIAMGSGTAVAKSAAEMVLSDDNFSTIVSAVEEGRAIYNNMKQFIRYLISSNVGEVVCIFLTAILGLPEALIPVQLLWVNLVTDGLPATALGFNPPDLDIMDKQPRNPKEPLISGWLFFRYLAVGVYVGLATVGAATWWFLYDAEGPQVSFHQLRNFMRCTEDNPIFEGIDCEIFESRYPTTMALSVLVTIEMCNALNSVSENQSLLRMPPWLNIWLLGAIIMSMALHFLILYVKPMPLIFQVTPLSWPQWVVVMKISLPVILLDEGLKYLSRNHLDGILRTVERGAPVEYLQDSRAREKRTRNE, encoded by the exons ATGGAGGCGGCGCACAGCATCCCCGTGCTCGACGTGCTCCGCCGCTTCGGGgtcagcgagagctgcgggcTCAGCCCGGAGCAGGTCCGCCGCAACCGGGAGAAGTACGGCCCCAATG AACTCCCTGCAGAAGAAG GGAAGTCCCTCTGGGAGTTGGTACTGGAGCAGTTTGAAGACCTACTCGTCCGCATCCTTTTGATGGCAGCTTTTCTGTCGTTT ATCCTGGCCTGGtttgaagaaggagaggagaCCACGACGGCGTTTGTGGAGCCCATTGTCATTATCATGATCCTGATTGCCAACGCTGTGGTGGGTGTGTGGCAG GAGAGAAATGCTGAGAGTGCCATTGAGGCCTTGAAGGAGTATGAGCCCGAGATGGGGAAGGTGATTCGCGCCGACCGCAGCGGGGTGCAGCGCATCCGCGCCCGCGACATCGTCCCGGGGGACATCGTGGAGGTGGCAG TTGGTGACAAGGTGCCAGCAGACATCCGGATCATAGAGATCCGCTCCACCACCCTGCGGGTCGACCAGTCCATCCTCACAG GGGAGTCTGTGTCGGTGATCAAACATGCTGACCCCATCCCTGATCCCCGGGCTGTCAACCAGGACAAGAAGAACATGCTTTTCTCC gGCACCAACATTGCAGCTGGGAAGGCCGTAGGGATCGTTATTGCAACAGGGGTGTACACCGAGATCGGAAAGATCCGAAACCAGATGGTGGAGACCGAGCCCGAGAAAACCCCCTTGCAGCAGAAGCTGGATGAGttcagccagcagctctccaaAGTGATCTTCCTGGTGTGCATCGCCGTCTGGGTCATCAACATCAGCCACTTCAGCGACCCCGTGCACGGCGGCTCCTGGTTTCGGGGGGCCATTTACTATTTCAAGATTTCGGTGGCGCTGGCGGTGGCCGCCATTCCCGAGGGCCTCCCGGCCGTCATCACCacctgcctggccctgggcacgCGCCGCATGGCCAAGAAAAACGCCATCGTCCGGAGCCTGCCCTCAGTGGAGACCCTGGGCTGCACTTCCGTCATCTGCTCCGACAAGACCGGCACCCTCACCACCAACCAGATGTCCGTGTGCCGG ATGTTCATCATGGAGAAGGTGGAGGGCACCCAGTGCAGCCTGCACGAGTTCAGCATCACCGGCTCCACCTACGCCCCCGAGGGACAGAT CCTGAAGGACGAGCAGCCGGTGCAGTGCGGGCAGTACGACGGGCTGGTGGAGCTGGCCACCATCTGTGCCCTCTGCAACGACTCCTCGCTGGACTACAACGAG TCCAAAAAGGTTTATGAGAAGGTGGGGGAAGCCACTGAAACAGCCCTGACGTGCCTGGTGGAGAAGATGAACGTCTTCAACACGGACCTCAGCAAACTCTCCAAGGTGGAGAGAGCCAATGCCTGCAATTCG GTGATCAAGCAGCTGATGAGGAAGGAGTGCACCCTCGAGTTCTCCCGGGACCGCAAGTCCATGTCCGTGTACTGCACTCCCACCGGGCCCAGCAACAACTCCACGGGCAGCAAGATGTTTGTCAAG GGTGCCCCGGAAAGCGTCATCgagcgctgcacccacgtccgCGTGGGCCCTGCCAAGGTGCCGCTGACGGCCCCGGTGCGGGACAAGATCCTGGGCAGGATCCGGGACTGGGGCATGGGCATCGACACCCTGCGCTGCCTGGCGCTGGCCACCCACGACTCGCCTGTCCGCAGGGAGACCATGCAGCTGCACGACTCCGCCGCCTTCATCCACTACGAG AACGACCTGACCTTTGTGGGCTGTGTGGGGATGCTGGACCCTCCCCGCAAGGAGGTCACCTCCTCCATCGAGATGTGCCGCAAGGCCGGCATCCGCGTCATCATGATCACCGGCGACAACAAGGGCACGGCGGTGGCCATCTGCCGCCGGATCAGCATCTTCTCAGAGACTGAGGACGTGTCTGGCAAGGCCTACACGGGCCGGGAGTTTGATGAGCTGTCCCCCGAGGAGCAGCGCCAGGCGTGCCGCGAGGCCCGGTGCTTCGCCCGCGTGGAGCCGGCGCATAAGTCCCGCATCGTCGAGTACCTCCAGTCCTTCAATGAGATCACGGCCATG ACAGGTGACGGCGTCAACGACGCTCCAGCCCTGAAGAAGGCAGAGATTGGCATCGCCATGGGGTCGGGCACGGCCGTTGCCAAGTCAGCTGCTGAGATGGTGCTCTCTGACGACAACTTCTCCACCATCGTGTCGGCCGTCGAGGAGGGCAGAGCCATCTACAACAACATGAAGCAGTTCATCCGCTATCTCATCTCCTCCAATGTCGGGGAGGTCGTTTG taTCTTCCTGACAGCCATCCTGGGCTTGCCCGAGGCCCTCatccctgtgcagctgctgtgggtgaACCTGGTGACAGATGGGCTGCCGGCCACCGCGCTGGGCTTCAACCCCCCCGACCTGGACATCATGGACAAGCAGCCCCGCAACCCCAAGGAGCCCCTCATCAGTGGCTGGCTCTTCTTCCGCTACCTGGCTGTGGGAG TGTACGTGGGCCTGGCCACGGTGGGCGCAGCGACCTGGTGGTTCCTGTACGATGCCGAGGGACCGCAGGTCTCCTTCCATCAGCTG AGGAACTTCATGAGGTGCACTGAGGACAACCCCATCTTTGAAGGAATTGACTGTGAGATCTTCGAGTCGCGATACCCAACGACGATGGCTCTGTCTGTGCTGGTGACAATCGAAATGTGCAATGCTCTGAACAG TGTCTCTGAGAACCAGTCGCTGCTGCGGATGCCACCGTGGCTCAACATCTGGCTGCTGGGGGCCATCATCATGTCCATGGCTCTGCACTTCCTCATCCTCTATGTCAAGCCCATGCCT CTCATCTTCCAGGTGACCCCCCTGAGCTGGCCGCAGTGGGTGGTTGTGATGAAGATCTCACTGCCCGTGATCCTGCTGGATGAAGGACTCAAGTACCTTTCCCGCAACCACCTGGATG GTATTCTCAGGACAGTGGAGCGGGGAGCACCAGTTGAATACCTGCAAGACTCCAGAGCAAGG GAGAAGAGGACAAGAAATGAATGA